The Bacillus oleivorans genome has a window encoding:
- a CDS encoding histidine phosphatase family protein produces METNLYFVRHAHSIYTPEELERPLSETGVRDAVRVTEFLKKEVIDQVVSSPYKRAMQTVEGIASFIGKDIEIVEDLRERTLSGKPVEDFDGAITRVWQDPNFSWEGGESNSVAQKRGVGATLLLLENYRGKNIVVGTHGNLMVLIMSNFDPSYDFQFWQNLEMPDIYQMTFAGNDLVKVRRIWEKK; encoded by the coding sequence ATGGAGACCAATCTATATTTTGTTAGACATGCTCATTCCATTTATACACCGGAAGAGTTAGAGAGGCCTTTGTCTGAAACAGGAGTGAGAGATGCCGTTCGGGTCACTGAGTTTCTAAAAAAAGAGGTCATTGATCAGGTTGTCTCTAGCCCGTATAAAAGAGCGATGCAAACAGTAGAAGGGATCGCGAGTTTTATAGGAAAAGACATTGAAATTGTCGAAGATTTACGAGAACGTACGCTTAGCGGGAAACCGGTTGAAGATTTTGATGGTGCGATAACTCGAGTTTGGCAGGATCCGAATTTTTCATGGGAGGGTGGAGAGTCCAATTCTGTGGCTCAAAAAAGGGGTGTCGGCGCAACCCTGCTTTTACTGGAAAATTATCGGGGGAAAAATATTGTTGTAGGAACGCATGGGAATCTCATGGTTCTGATCATGAGTAATTTTGATCCATCATATGATTTTCAGTTTTGGCAAAACCTCGAAATGCCGGATATTTATCAAATGACATTTGCGGGGAATGACTTGGTAAAAGTGAGGAGAATTTGGGAAAAGAAGTAA
- a CDS encoding EcsC family protein: MEILQDELKKIKKWEKDQSGLWFWERIGRLPFKLLDKITPKFIHKKIGVLLDELGNYISTGGKYLTSEKQILRALEKQAGTPLESIADVEKLPLEVMERTSQELAENRIKLATVQGATTGIGGIFTLAIDIPALLGLSLKTLQEIAIIHGYDPNEKSERVFIVKCLQFSSADIVGKKAILNELSHFYNRETESKEMLSQLQGWREVIYTYRDQYGWKKFFQMIPIAGILFGAFNNRSMLQDISEAGTMLYRKRRIMERIRQLENEAPLLHPSE, encoded by the coding sequence ATGGAAATATTACAGGATGAGTTGAAAAAAATTAAGAAGTGGGAGAAGGATCAGAGCGGGCTGTGGTTTTGGGAGCGGATTGGGCGACTTCCGTTTAAGCTGCTGGATAAGATTACGCCTAAGTTTATACATAAGAAAATTGGGGTTTTGCTGGATGAGCTGGGGAATTATATTTCAACGGGAGGCAAGTATTTAACTTCGGAAAAGCAGATTTTACGAGCGCTCGAAAAACAGGCAGGAACTCCGCTAGAGAGCATTGCCGATGTTGAAAAGCTGCCGTTAGAGGTAATGGAGAGAACGAGTCAGGAATTAGCGGAAAACAGAATTAAATTGGCCACTGTTCAAGGTGCCACAACTGGAATTGGCGGGATTTTTACGCTAGCGATTGATATCCCGGCCCTGCTTGGCCTTTCGCTAAAGACCCTTCAGGAAATTGCGATTATCCATGGATATGACCCCAATGAAAAAAGTGAACGGGTGTTTATCGTCAAATGTCTCCAGTTCTCCTCAGCAGATATTGTCGGTAAAAAGGCGATTTTAAATGAACTATCCCATTTTTATAATAGGGAAACAGAGTCGAAAGAGATGCTTTCCCAGCTCCAAGGGTGGCGTGAAGTCATTTATACATACCGCGACCAGTACGGATGGAAAAAATTCTTTCAAATGATTCCGATTGCCGGCATCCTTTTCGGTGCTTTCAATAACCGTTCCATGCTTCAGGACATATCGGAAGCAGGTACGATGCTGTATCGAAAACGAAGAATAATGGAAAGAATCCGCCAGTTGGAAAACGAAGCCCCGCTCCTCCATCCGTCAGAATAA